One genomic region from Anabaena sp. PCC 7108 encodes:
- a CDS encoding DUF2949 domain-containing protein, giving the protein MVERNSDKKLLHFLHNELELPKANIAVALRHRELDKGPIPMLLWQYGFIDLEQLEKIFDWLAEHA; this is encoded by the coding sequence ATGGTAGAGCGTAACAGCGATAAGAAATTACTTCACTTTTTGCATAATGAACTGGAACTTCCAAAAGCAAATATTGCTGTTGCTTTGCGACACCGTGAGTTAGATAAAGGACCAATACCGATGCTGCTTTGGCAATATGGTTTTATTGATTTAGAGCAGTTAGAAAAAATTTTTGATTGGTTAGCAGAACACGCGTAA